Proteins encoded in a region of the Salvelinus sp. IW2-2015 linkage group LG27, ASM291031v2, whole genome shotgun sequence genome:
- the LOC111953418 gene encoding protein CDV3 homolog, with the protein MADVETCGAAPEKSLDDFFAKRDKKKKKEKGGKGKEAPAGPTPIVLKKNKKEKEKSGTKNENQDAQPEKEDEEWKEFEAKEVDYSGLRLQALQISDEKEEEEYEEEVGEDGEIILVSGDKMSGPWNKSGAPPPAAASVEVEEVPESKPSGVYRPPGARLTTTKRGPNQGPPEIFSDTQFPSLGAGSKHVETRRDREMEKTFEVVKHKNRGREEGGSGASLQQLELGNQYAILGDK; encoded by the exons ATGGCGGATGTAGAGACTTGTGGTGCTGCTCCGGAGAAGAGCCTGGATGATTTCTTTGCCAAGAGggataaaaagaagaagaaagaaaagggaGGCAAGGGAAAAGAAGCTCCAGCTGGGCCCACACCAATTGTCTTGAAAAAGAACAAGAAGGAAAAGGAGAAGTCGGGCACGAAAAACGAAAATCAAGATGCGCAGCCGGAGaag GAGGATGAGGAGTGGAAGGAGTTTGAGGCGAAGGAGGTGGACTACAGCGGACTCAGACTGCAGGCTCTCCAGATAAG TgatgagaaggaggaagaggagtatgAGGAAGAGGTCGGTGAAGATGGAGAGATCATCCTGGTCAGTGGAGACAAAATGTCTGGGCCTTGGAACAAGTCTGGTGCCCCGCCACCTGCCGCTGCCTCTGTTG AGGTGGAAGAGGTGCCTGAGTCAAAGCCTTCTGGGGTGTACCGCCCCCCAGGGGCCCGACTGACCACCACCAAGCGTGGCCCCAATCAGGGGCCCCCTGAGATCTTCAGCGACACACAGTTCCCCTCACTCGGGGCCGGCTCCAAGCATGTTGAGACACGCAG agacagggagatggagaagacCTTTGAGGTGGTGAAGCACAAGAACCGTGGCCGAGAGGAAGGCGGCAGTGGGGCCTCCCTGCAGCAGTTGGAGCTCGGTAACCAGTACGCCATCTTGGGGGACAAGTAG